A genomic window from Streptomyces sp. MST-110588 includes:
- a CDS encoding rhodanese-like domain-containing protein yields the protein MAATASLTAAQAYARLSELTVIDVRTPGEYASGHLPGAHNIPLDHLSTALPALKTAAGRGDLLLVCASGARSAQARGRLAEHGIAAADLTGGTTAWQQLGHHVQRSAGPRAVWAMERQVRLAAGSLVLTGLLTGRRRPAARWLSAGVAGGLVFSALTNTCGMARILAKLPYNRPAATDLDATLAALTD from the coding sequence GTGGCAGCCACCGCTTCCCTCACCGCCGCCCAGGCGTACGCCCGCCTTTCCGAACTGACCGTCATCGACGTCCGTACCCCCGGCGAGTACGCCTCCGGACACCTGCCCGGTGCCCACAACATCCCCCTCGACCACCTTTCCACGGCCCTGCCTGCCCTGAAGACGGCCGCCGGCCGTGGCGACCTGCTCCTCGTATGTGCCTCGGGCGCCCGCTCCGCCCAGGCCCGGGGCCGCCTGGCTGAACACGGCATCGCCGCCGCCGACCTGACCGGCGGCACCACCGCCTGGCAGCAGCTCGGCCACCATGTCCAGCGTTCCGCCGGCCCCCGCGCCGTCTGGGCGATGGAACGTCAGGTACGTCTCGCCGCCGGCTCCCTCGTCCTGACCGGTCTGCTGACCGGCCGCCGTCGGCCCGCCGCCCGCTGGCTGTCCGCGGGCGTCGCCGGCGGACTGGTGTTCTCCGCCCTCACCAACACCTGCGGCATGGCCAGGATTCTCGCCAAGCTCCCCTACAACCGGCCCGCGGCCACCGACCTCGACGCCACCCTCGCCGCCCTGACCGACTGA
- a CDS encoding phosphatase PAP2 family protein, which yields MTGRPAPVVLPPLLRAWLGPIAALATLMVIVLGVRYAGRGRPGMVDAWIQPAVDGVRSPWRHVALATDFLGEPVGAAALVVAVVAGCLLLRCPRAAVFVVAGAGLAVGTATLLKSLVGRSIHGEDNLSYPSGHTAFLTALTLAVALFAVGRLGLGRAAGTLLVLAAALVAGAVMGWAQVALGAHYPTDVLGGWCTALAVTPATGWLVDRTADRLVARTAGRAAGRAADAGREERS from the coding sequence GTGACCGGCCGGCCGGCGCCCGTTGTGCTGCCCCCGTTGCTGCGCGCGTGGCTCGGGCCGATCGCGGCCCTCGCCACGCTGATGGTCATCGTGCTCGGGGTCCGGTACGCCGGCCGCGGCCGGCCCGGCATGGTGGACGCGTGGATCCAGCCGGCGGTGGACGGTGTGCGGTCGCCGTGGCGGCACGTCGCCCTGGCCACGGATTTCCTGGGGGAGCCCGTCGGAGCGGCGGCGCTGGTGGTGGCCGTCGTGGCGGGCTGTCTGCTGCTTCGGTGTCCGCGCGCGGCGGTGTTCGTCGTTGCCGGGGCCGGCCTGGCCGTGGGGACGGCGACGCTGCTCAAGTCGCTGGTGGGACGCTCCATCCACGGCGAGGACAATCTGTCCTATCCGAGCGGGCACACCGCCTTCCTCACCGCGCTCACCCTCGCGGTGGCGCTGTTCGCGGTGGGCCGGCTCGGTCTCGGCAGGGCGGCCGGTACGTTGCTCGTGCTCGCCGCGGCGCTGGTCGCCGGTGCCGTCATGGGCTGGGCGCAGGTCGCTCTGGGCGCGCACTACCCGACCGACGTCCTCGGCGGCTGGTGCACCGCGCTGGCGGTGACACCGGCGACCGGGTGGCTGGTCGACCGGACGGCCGACAGGCTGGTTGCCCGGACGGCCGGTCGGGCGGCCGGCCGGGCAGCCGACGCCGGCCGGGAGGAGCGCTCCTGA
- a CDS encoding glutamate-1-semialdehyde 2,1-aminomutase: MDTRRPEDGAEFLLPRSQQANERLHSLIPGGAHTYAKGEDQYPENLAPVISHGRGAHVWDIDGNRYIEYGSGLRSVSLGHAHPRVIEAVRRELDRGSNFVRPSVVEVEAAERFLATVPTAEMVKFAKNGSDVTTAAVRLARAVTGRPRVAICADHPFFSVDDWFIGTTPMSAGVPAATTELTVAFPYGDLTATDELLTRYRGEVAALILEPATHTEPPPGYLAGLRELADRHGCVLIFDEMITGLRWSEAGAQGLYGVVPDLSTFGKALGNGFAVSALAGRRDLMERGGLRHPHERVFLLSTTHGAETHSLAAAMAVQATYVEEGITARLHALGERLAAGVRDAATSMGVGDHVLVRGRASNLVFATLDENRQPSQGYRTLFLRRLLAGGVLAPSFVVSSALEEADIDHTVDVVAQACAVYRKALDAADPTPWMAGRPVKPVFRRLA, from the coding sequence GTGGACACCCGACGACCCGAAGACGGCGCGGAGTTCCTCCTGCCCCGGTCACAACAGGCCAACGAGCGGCTGCACTCCCTGATCCCCGGTGGCGCGCACACCTACGCCAAGGGCGAGGACCAGTACCCCGAGAACCTGGCCCCGGTCATCAGCCACGGCCGCGGTGCCCACGTGTGGGACATCGACGGCAACCGCTACATCGAGTACGGCTCCGGCCTGCGGTCGGTCAGCCTCGGCCACGCCCACCCCCGAGTGATCGAGGCGGTACGGCGGGAACTCGACCGCGGCAGCAACTTCGTGCGGCCGTCCGTCGTGGAGGTCGAGGCCGCGGAGCGTTTCCTGGCCACGGTGCCGACCGCCGAGATGGTGAAGTTCGCGAAGAACGGCTCCGACGTCACCACCGCCGCGGTGCGCCTGGCCCGCGCCGTCACCGGGCGCCCACGGGTGGCCATCTGTGCCGATCACCCGTTCTTCTCCGTCGACGACTGGTTCATCGGCACCACGCCGATGTCCGCCGGTGTTCCGGCGGCGACCACCGAGCTCACGGTGGCGTTCCCGTACGGGGACCTGACCGCCACGGACGAGCTGCTCACCCGGTACCGCGGCGAGGTCGCCGCTCTGATCCTGGAACCCGCCACCCACACCGAGCCCCCGCCCGGGTACCTCGCCGGCCTGCGCGAGCTGGCCGACCGGCACGGCTGCGTACTGATCTTCGATGAGATGATCACCGGCCTGCGCTGGTCCGAGGCGGGTGCCCAGGGTCTGTACGGCGTCGTCCCCGACCTCTCCACGTTCGGCAAGGCGCTGGGCAACGGGTTCGCCGTCTCCGCGCTGGCCGGGCGGCGTGACCTGATGGAGCGGGGCGGGCTGCGCCACCCCCACGAGCGGGTGTTCCTGCTGTCCACCACGCACGGTGCGGAGACCCACTCGCTGGCCGCCGCGATGGCCGTGCAGGCCACCTACGTCGAGGAGGGCATCACCGCACGGCTGCACGCCCTCGGTGAGCGGCTGGCCGCCGGTGTCCGGGACGCCGCGACCAGTATGGGCGTCGGTGACCACGTCCTCGTACGGGGCCGGGCCAGCAATCTGGTCTTCGCCACCCTCGACGAGAACCGGCAACCCTCGCAGGGGTACCGCACCCTGTTCCTGCGCCGGCTCCTCGCGGGCGGCGTGCTGGCCCCGTCGTTCGTGGTGAGCAGCGCACTCGAAGAGGCCGACATCGACCACACCGTCGATGTGGTGGCCCAGGCATGTGCGGTGTACCGCAAGGCACTGGACGCCGCCGACCCCACCCCCTGGATGGCCGGCCGACCGGTCAAACCCGTGTTCCGCCGCCTGGCATGA
- a CDS encoding dTDP-4-dehydrorhamnose 3,5-epimerase family protein gives MKAREVPEIAGAYLFEPTPYTDERGFFCRTFDAGVARSVGLDPGAFVQDSVSRSARGVLRGLHLRSGAGEAKLVRCSYGRIFDVVVDLRASSPTYRNRAFFELSGETQVTLYVPAGCAHGFQALTEPADVSYRIDRPHDPAEDVTIAFDDPQLAIPWPLPVTSMSRRDREAPGLAEALKREES, from the coding sequence ATGAAAGCGAGGGAAGTCCCGGAGATCGCCGGCGCATACCTGTTCGAGCCCACGCCGTACACCGACGAGCGCGGCTTCTTCTGCCGCACCTTCGACGCCGGCGTGGCCCGCTCGGTGGGCCTGGACCCGGGCGCCTTCGTCCAGGACAGCGTGTCCCGCTCGGCCCGGGGGGTGCTGCGCGGCCTGCACCTGCGCTCCGGAGCCGGCGAGGCCAAGCTGGTGCGCTGCTCGTACGGAAGGATCTTCGACGTCGTCGTGGACCTGCGGGCAAGCTCGCCGACCTACCGCAACCGGGCCTTCTTCGAGCTGTCCGGCGAGACGCAGGTGACCCTGTACGTCCCGGCGGGGTGCGCGCACGGCTTCCAGGCGCTGACCGAACCCGCCGACGTCTCGTACCGGATCGACCGCCCGCACGATCCGGCCGAGGACGTGACGATCGCCTTCGACGATCCGCAGCTCGCCATTCCCTGGCCGCTGCCGGTCACATCGATGTCCCGGCGGGACCGGGAGGCACCGGGCCTCGCCGAGGCCCTGAAGCGAGAAGAGAGCTGA
- a CDS encoding transketolase C-terminal domain-containing protein — translation MDVLLVGAGVMATPCLEAAAALKRDGHGITVADPRWTHLVSSPLPGLAAR, via the coding sequence TTGGACGTCCTGCTGGTCGGCGCCGGGGTCATGGCCACCCCGTGTCTGGAGGCTGCCGCAGCGCTGAAGCGGGACGGCCACGGGATCACCGTCGCCGACCCCCGCTGGACCCATCTCGTCTCCAGCCCCCTGCCCGGCCTGGCGGCCCGGTGA
- a CDS encoding polysaccharide pyruvyl transferase family protein, which translates to MRRERSGAPVRVGVFGLLGSGNLGNDGSLEAVLGYLRAEHPEAVVDALCGGPQAVAARYGIPATRLHWYRGEYRTASRAGAIAAKGAGKLVDAFRTAAWVRRHDVVIVPGMGVLEATLPLRPWGFPYSLFLLCAGGRLFGTRVALVGVGADTIRDRPTRTLVRWSARLATYRSYRDALSRQAIRAMGVDTTGDEVYPDLAFALPVPGAVTPAERTSPPGPVCVGVMAFHGGNDDRARAEEIHRRYLDGMTRFVRALVEDGRPVRLLTGDECDAPVVAAIRGAVDSPLVTAAEAASLAGLMKEMAAAGAVVATRYHNLVCALKVGTPTLALSYAAKSDALMGQMGLGTYCHPAREVDAGRLLEQFRALEHRSAELRRTLAERNLIAARRLEDQFTALSEALFPATDRTSAHAHTHARAHAQQEVS; encoded by the coding sequence ATGAGGCGGGAGCGTTCCGGGGCTCCGGTGCGTGTCGGGGTGTTCGGCCTGCTCGGCTCCGGCAACCTCGGCAACGACGGGTCGCTGGAGGCCGTGCTCGGTTACCTCCGCGCCGAGCATCCGGAGGCGGTCGTGGACGCGCTGTGCGGCGGGCCCCAGGCCGTCGCCGCCCGGTACGGGATTCCCGCGACGCGGCTGCACTGGTACCGCGGGGAGTACCGGACCGCCTCGCGTGCGGGCGCGATCGCGGCCAAGGGTGCGGGCAAGCTCGTCGACGCCTTCCGCACCGCCGCCTGGGTGCGCCGGCACGACGTGGTGATCGTGCCGGGCATGGGCGTCCTGGAGGCCACGCTGCCGCTGCGGCCGTGGGGCTTCCCGTACTCCCTGTTCCTGCTCTGCGCCGGTGGCCGGCTGTTCGGCACCCGGGTAGCGCTGGTCGGGGTCGGCGCGGACACGATCCGCGACCGGCCGACCCGGACGCTGGTGCGGTGGTCGGCGCGGCTGGCCACGTACCGCTCGTACCGGGACGCCCTGTCCCGCCAGGCGATACGGGCCATGGGCGTGGACACCACGGGCGACGAGGTCTATCCGGACCTCGCCTTCGCCCTGCCGGTGCCGGGGGCGGTCACGCCCGCGGAACGGACGAGCCCACCGGGCCCGGTCTGCGTCGGCGTGATGGCCTTCCACGGCGGCAACGACGACCGCGCCCGGGCCGAGGAGATCCACCGGCGCTACCTCGACGGGATGACCCGCTTCGTCCGCGCGCTGGTCGAGGACGGCAGGCCGGTCCGGCTGCTCACCGGCGACGAGTGCGATGCGCCGGTGGTCGCCGCGATCCGGGGCGCGGTGGACTCGCCGCTGGTCACCGCCGCCGAAGCGGCCTCGCTGGCCGGCCTGATGAAGGAGATGGCGGCGGCCGGGGCCGTGGTGGCCACCCGCTACCACAACCTGGTCTGCGCGCTGAAGGTCGGCACGCCAACGCTCGCGCTCAGCTACGCGGCCAAGAGCGACGCGCTCATGGGACAGATGGGGCTGGGCACGTACTGCCACCCGGCCCGCGAGGTCGACGCCGGCCGGCTGCTGGAGCAGTTCCGGGCGCTGGAACACCGATCGGCGGAGCTACGGCGGACCCTCGCCGAGCGGAACCTGATCGCCGCCCGGCGCCTTGAGGACCAGTTCACCGCCCTGAGCGAGGCCCTGTTCCCAGCGACCGACCGCACCTCTGCCCACGCCCACACACACGCCCGTGCCCACGCTCAGCAGGAGGTTTCATGA